In Arthrobacter ramosus, one DNA window encodes the following:
- a CDS encoding argininosuccinate synthase: protein MTERIVLAYSGGLDTSVAIGWIGEATGAEVIAVAVDVGQGGESLETIRQRALGCGAVEAYVADARDEFANEYAMPTLKANALYQGHYPLVSAISRPVIVKHLVKAAREFGATTVAHGCTGKGNDQVRFEVGIQTLGPDLKCIAPVRDLALTRDKAIAFAEEKGLPIETTKKNPYSIDQNVWGRAVETGYLEDIWNAPTKDIYDYTATPEFPPAADEVTITFEAGVPVAIDGVKHTPLQVIQELNRRAGAQGVGRIDVVEDRLVGIKSREIYEAPGAMALITAHKHLEDVTIEREQARFKATVGQRWSELVYDGQWFSPLKRSLDAFIEDTQKYVSGDIRMVLHGGQAIVNGRRSDTSLYDFDLATYDTGDTFDQSQAKGFIELWGMSSKVAAGRDLRVSGQ, encoded by the coding sequence GTGACTGAGCGCATTGTTCTGGCCTACTCCGGTGGCCTTGATACTTCCGTAGCCATCGGCTGGATCGGTGAAGCCACCGGGGCCGAGGTCATCGCCGTGGCCGTCGACGTCGGACAGGGCGGCGAGTCGCTGGAGACCATCCGCCAGCGCGCCCTCGGCTGCGGTGCCGTCGAGGCCTACGTGGCCGACGCCCGCGACGAATTCGCCAACGAATACGCCATGCCCACGCTGAAGGCCAACGCCCTCTACCAGGGCCACTACCCGCTGGTTTCGGCGATTTCGCGTCCCGTGATCGTCAAGCACCTCGTCAAGGCCGCCCGCGAATTCGGTGCCACCACCGTTGCGCACGGTTGCACGGGCAAGGGTAACGACCAGGTCCGCTTCGAGGTCGGCATCCAGACTCTGGGCCCGGACTTGAAGTGCATCGCACCCGTCCGCGACCTCGCCCTGACCCGCGACAAGGCCATCGCCTTCGCCGAGGAAAAGGGACTGCCGATCGAGACCACCAAGAAGAACCCGTACTCGATCGACCAGAACGTCTGGGGACGCGCCGTCGAAACCGGCTACCTCGAGGACATCTGGAACGCTCCCACCAAGGACATCTACGACTACACGGCCACCCCGGAATTCCCGCCGGCAGCGGACGAAGTCACCATCACCTTCGAAGCCGGTGTCCCGGTAGCCATTGACGGCGTCAAGCACACTCCGCTCCAGGTCATCCAGGAACTGAACCGCCGCGCCGGTGCCCAGGGCGTTGGCCGCATCGACGTCGTCGAGGACCGCCTGGTCGGCATCAAGTCGCGCGAAATCTACGAGGCTCCGGGCGCCATGGCCCTCATCACCGCCCACAAGCACCTCGAGGACGTCACCATCGAGCGCGAGCAGGCCCGCTTCAAGGCCACGGTCGGCCAGCGCTGGTCCGAGCTGGTCTACGACGGCCAGTGGTTCTCCCCGCTCAAGCGCTCCTTGGACGCTTTCATCGAGGACACCCAGAAGTACGTCTCCGGCGACATCCGCATGGTCCTTCACGGCGGCCAGGCCATCGTCAACGGCCGCCGCTCCGACACCTCGCTCTACGACTTCGACCTCGCCACCTACGACACCGGCGACACCTTCGACCAGTCGCAGGCCAAGGGTTTCATTGAGCTGTGGGGGATGTCCTCCAAGGTCGCTGCAGGCCGCGACCTGCGGGTTTCGGGCCAGTAA